DNA sequence from the Oryza brachyantha chromosome 5, ObraRS2, whole genome shotgun sequence genome:
GCTATCATTATATTTAACCAAATGTATGAACCAGCCgctaaaaaaaacacttcACATTTAGTACCAAgcttatatagttatatgaTTATACTTAAATCCGtgataaatattagaaaaacatGATTGAACTACATGTAAGGATTGACAACAAGCATATGCACAGAATCTTTCTATGAGCGTGGAAAAGAAGATTCCAAACATATTATATCAAGGATGGGCACCAAATCTCAGCACTCAGACAGATACAAAACTCTATACCCAAATAAACCATAGAACCAAAATACGGAGTAAATGTCACTCCTAATCACAATCTAAGTATTTGATTGCACAGGCTTCTGATTAATATCGCAGAATTGTGTATCAATTGTGACACAAATTTTGATCACAAAATCGATAATCTGTACCTTGGCCTTCTTGAAGTTACCAAAAGTCCCAATCTCGCATCCGAAACGATCATCTTCCTCATCCAAACTGTCTGCACCCCCGGCACCGACCCCGCCCGCACTAGCCGCAGTGGCACTTCCAGTGGCTGCCGCGGCCGCTGCAGCCGCTACCTCGAGAGGCCCTCTGTCTCCGACCCTCTCCAATGCGATTCCCTTATCCTCAGCTCTCTCCACAGCGAGAGCCACCCCCACCTcgttcgccggcgccgccgccggcgccgctggcTGCGGCGGAACCGCCTCCCACCTTGGCCGCCGCGTGCTCTCCGCCAGGAACGGAGCAGGAATCTGCCGCGCCAACTGCTGCACGGCGCCCCCGACGCAAGCCCCGAGCTCGGACCCCGCCTGGCCGAGCCGCTCGCCGATCTCGACgaacgacgcgacggcggcagcggggagGTCGGGGGCCCTCCCGCCCCGGGCCCCTCCGACGAAGGGGACGACGGGGAGGTCTATCTCGAATGGTATCAGCTTCGCCGGCAGCGCGGGCGCCGACCAGTggagctgcggcggctgcgcgtggaggaggagcccCGAGAAGCCCTGCGCGAGGCGGTCCGCCAGGTCCTGCCCGTGCCGCTGCACGCCGACCCACGCATCGAGCGAGATCTCCATGGCTCCCCCCCGCGCCCCCCCTAGAGTTCGAGAAGCGGAGGAGGCGATGCTGTGGAGGCGAAGCGAGGTGGGGGTGGatggagtggtggtggtggaagaGGGAGGAGACCGACcggaccggcggtggcggtggctgcCGCGGTGGGGACGGAGGCGGACAGGTGGCTGGACACCGTCTCGCGCTCGCTCGCGTGGCGGGGAGGGTAGGGGGCCCACGTGGCTATCCCGTGCCGTTTCCACGGCGCGGGAGAAGCAGGTTGCGTGGAAACGGAACGGCCTGTTGGCTGGCTCTAACTCACGGCCGTTCGTTGCTTCGGCTTCCCGCGGGCATATGTTCTAGCCGTTAAAGAGCAGGTACCATTAAGCCAGCTCTAAGAAACAGCATGTATATGATATGttagaccatgtattaatattttataggtaatattatatgaattagctattagattgattatatataaattggagctagtagttggctatgctattattgaacttgctctaattggGATGGCAATGGTAGCTTGGGGGACGGATAGAGCATATAAACTTATCTTTATTTTGCTTCTACTTATgtctataagctaaaatttaaatttttaatcataaatttagagttgatcttagaattttttcactaaagtttattttccagccttaattttatatcactaagaacacgtataaaagttttatttataaattatttttcgtttctaaatatatcgtttagctttttaaaacctaaacaatcacccctttgACCCAATATTTATATTCGTTTGTTCAATTCATATTTTGATTGATGACTAGAACTTCGTACCCCTTCGAGCACAGGTATACCTAGCAGATAActaatatgttatatatgaGTAATATCTTAATACTTATGGAATTTAATAAAGAGCAACATATGTTTAAGGTACCAATGGCGTCACGTAGAAGTTTGAATTGTAGTTGCAGCTCACTTATGTTGGAGTAGTTGTATTGAGAGTACGACATTACGAAAGCTTTagatttgtaatttgtaatttgGGATATTTTATAACGCATTATTGATCAACTTTCCTGTCCCTTTTTTTACATAAGAATTTACTCATACGGTACTCCTTGTAACGTAGAACTTTTTGCAGGGCTTTGTAGGAATTTTGAATTCTTGTTAAAATGCTCCAAATTTTCTTTGTTCAGAGAGGAATGCCTTAGTAGTTCTCTTTTAATGGTGGTTTTTTAGTTAAGAATCAATCAATATTTGAGAATATTTTGTCCCTGAATGAAACTTCGAATTATAGGTGAAAACAGGATAACTACCGCATGATCCATGTCCTTACTGACGTCTTAGTAAAGCAAAAGAATCATTAATAAGGCCACGagattcaaaatatatattacaagcATAAAAAGTCTCTCCACATAAGCACGCCCATTTGAATTAATGATTCTGAGGTTCTTGGCTCGAACAAAAAACCTGGATGACTTGTGACGtccacataagcattttcCAACCTTAGAAAGTTTTGCTCACGTGTCTTGTTAAATGTTAACCAAGAAATAAACCTGCACACTCGTCGATCATATCCGGTATCCTCACAAGAGGTAGTCTAGAAGAGTTAGATCTAACATCTGCGTCAGGTGTTCGACAAATTAATTTGGAAACATTTCTTCATCGACACAAACGTGCATATTTCAAGTCAGGCGCATATTTCGAAGCTAGTATTATTATAACTGAAGTATGGCTCGCACGGCTAGCATAGGGTGTCTTGATAAtgcttaatttttaattattaatccaaaattatttttttctaaatttatttttacataaaaccTTATGTATCtgtcattcaaattttagatatgtatttatatgttgactctttctcttaattttacttatttttaatcagaattttatatgtttttgaattatatttatagatggactcttccctcaatatctattatttaaaaaaaattaatctgaaATTTAGATTTTCCTAAATTGTATTGACAACCCGgactcttttatattattttttattttttattataaaaattgtatttttaattggATTCTAAATGTttcttaaattgtatttatagatggactatactctcaatatcaattatttgaaaatttttaatcaaaaatttggatttttctaaactgtatttacacatggactcttttatactattattttttatttttaattccgaaattatatttctaattgaATTCTAGATGtttccaaattatatttataaatagactctTCCCgaaatataaatgatttaaaaaattaatccaaaattggatttttttctaaactgtaatTACACGTGtactcttttatattattttctatttttaattctgaaattgtatGTATAATcggatttttttggttgattttCTAACCCGTAAGAGCGAACATGGTGTGGTTTCTTTTGTTATTACTACTCGTGTATTTGTATTACTACTCGtgtaatatatgattaaaggttacacaaatttattttgttttggatcTGTATTTGTCGAACGATCTTGTGGCTAGATTCAATATACTCGTGTAGTTGTATTTTTCATGTGGGTTCAAAGGTCAAGTTATTTTACTTTATTCAATTAACACATGTATTCTGAGAATATTTAATTAACGTGAgaattttagttatttttatgtcTTAACATTAATGTGCGGAATCTTATGAGTCTTTAGTTAATACAGGTAAGCATATGGATTCttctctaaattttagttatttttatcagATTTAAGCTATTTCCAAATTTCACTGATACATAAACTTTTTACtggataataattattttagcatgaatttaatatatttctaaattgtatttctaaggttaaatttttgtcttaatattatttatttttaattcatattaaaaaatctaaattggACTCATGCATACACTTTTTTatccataatatttaattttcaatctGAATTTTAGATGATTCTAAATTGTTTCTACATGGGCTCAGATAtcaatattaataatttatgtatCCAAATTACattgttttctaaattttagttatgtATAGGTACTTAtattagtattaattaattttaaattacctttctatttttcaaaaatgtatttctacATTAACCCCCATCTTACTTTTCTTTATATTGGTATGCcccatttgtattttttacttgGATTCTAAATTGTACTCCCACGTAAACTCTTAGTTCTGAAATATACATGGACTTTTTTACTAAACCGTTTTATACATGGACTATTTTCtgctttatttacttttaattCTGAATTAGTATTTCTAATTGgattctatattttattttattaattaatgtgaGATTTCAGGAAGTGAGAAAGAATATGAGAGCTCCTTTTCCTATtgctttattaataaaatatatactgtcAAACAGAGTTCGCCAAATGAATTAATTCTCAGGGATAAGCTTTTAAGATAAAACAATgactaatatattataataataactAGATTGACTGATGAATGTTTGTCAAATTGTCAATAACATGATCATCTGAATCCTGACAGGATGTGTTTTGCCACATGCGTCTTTCTAGAAGAATATATGTTTAGCTCATTGTCGGTGTGAGTTTAATTATTAGATGTCATGTCAGCATGTGAAAAAAgttaatgaagaaagagataAAACCGGTTTTATCTAGATAAAAGGTTGTTTGGACTATTTCTCCAATACAGTTTGTCTTTGGCATGTATTggctataaaataataaaataaaatggtgtATTGTATAGGCTATTTAAACCATTAATTAAATGGTTTGTTGGTTATATGACACTGTTAAAACCATTAATTAAATGGTTTGTTGGTTATATGACACTGTTAGAAAACTTAAAAACGAAACCTTACCCTCGAAATAGCCTAATACGACTGTCACATGCTACAACCCTCAATAGTTCATCACGAGGTGATCATTTGGACTACCGaggaaaaaactaaacgacatatttataaataaaaatattttataaataaaattttatatatgtgtttagtgatctaaaaacaagtctgaaaataaattatccaCTCCAAATTCAAGATCAGCGATtcaatttttagcttataagtataaaaaacgAAAATACTACCCGCACATTTTTCTGTCGGAGTTTGGATCAATGTGTCTGTGCTCCTCCCCTTCTAGATACACACGCGGTTGTACAATCTAGAAGATCAGTGCAAGGTCAGCTGAAATCATAACCAAGACTTGCATAAAGGAAGTCCATGTTGATCTAGAACACGAGCAATGATAGGATCAGATAATAGGCAATCTTCAGAAACCTGAAGCTGACGATATAGTAAACTTACTGTTCAGTTGCCTTGACATACATCTGCTGCTGGCCTGCTGCTGCAAGGTGACGGCATAGCTGATGCAGACggttaattacttaattgcTCAGGCGCCCTGTGTCATTTGGTCAAAGTTGCAGTGATCTTTGGGGCCAAAAGaacaggggggggggggggggggggggggtaacGCACGCCATGACACCAACGGCGTGGAAGGTTCCAagcatcgccgtcgccccggCGTACGACGACATGCTGCATCGCGCGATGAAATTTCCACCGAGGCGAGCCGGTTTCCGGTGAAAAATCTGGCCTCGGAACGGTCGCCGGGTTCACACGCTGCCTGCATATGAGGGGAGACTGGTGACCtggttgttgtttttttttcttcttttttcaggATCATTCATTCCTGCATAACTGGATGCAGTCATGCAGCTCGACTCGGAACAGGACAGGATGGCGTTTGGCTGGTTTGATGTTGATCTCCTAGAAGTTCAGATGATTTGTAAAACAGTATATGTTTTCTTGTCATCCACGTTAAGAAAGATTCCTGGCTGGTtagggatgattgtttggctttttatgaaataaaacgacaaataaaaaataatttatggtaaaacttttatatacatatttttgacgatttaaaagtcatgactgaaaaataaatttcagtaaaagaaccctaaaattaactctaatttaaagataaaaatttaaattttagcttatagacataaatagaaaaaaaagatatgggTGCTAGCTTGATCGTTAGCTTCTGGGCTGCTTCTGTTCTtctcccggtgtgcataggtgttcaaagattcctGGCCGAGGGTTTTGGCCGGTTTTATGGTTTTTATGAATACAACGTTCACAGCCGGGGTGTCCGGTGAAAGGTCGTAGGTTCCTTTCAGCCTTGCACGGAGGACACTATCAGCCGACATGCTACCAGAACAATTCCTTTTCCAATCCATACACCATGAGTCCATGACAGATCGACAGCATTAGCTTCATACCTTCtcagggtaaaaaaaaaaaagaggcatATGCTAATTGTCTGCATAGCTGCAATATTTTCTACTTTAGCACTTTCTCAAATTATATAATTCATGTCATTTTGGATAAGcaaagagtcaaaattttaaaactttgataattaataacttttaaaatagttaGATTGAAAACATTActacattatatatagattagtcttaaaattactttaaaaacaatcatctatttatatatatatatatatatattataacagAAAATTATAGTCGAAGATAGGTTTTGGAGACCgcattattatttaaaatgtagTAATTATCAAACTTGACAGTGccggtttttttatcaaagtaaaTACCGACCGACAGTCCAAAATAATTAGGCCGTGATTCATGAAGAGCTTATACCAATGTTATCTCTAAAATGATTGTGTGTGGATAGGGAAGGCTACAAACAAGGATGTCAATGGATTGGGTTGGATATTGATGGAGCAAATACGTGCCTAACCTAGCACTCAACTTTATCCGTCGAACCCCACCCCGAATAGGGTTGCCAGGGGATGGGTACGGACATGcccacacattgtgtatgcaacGAGCCTCGTATGAGTAATATGTCAATACCTAAGTAATTTAATAGAGcacaacaaaattaataagttataaaattatcagTAATAGTACAATAGaacaacataaattaaaattaatctaGTAAACCAgaaataagatatatatatatatatatatatatatatatatatatatatacatacatgtatcCTACTaacaggtgtagctactcccttcacgtctaaggtgcaaaaacatatcaatacatatttttactctcttttaaccgaaagtacaaactctatatatatagttgtatcattcatatgtgatttaatagtgtctgtactttctgttgggtgggagcaaactctatcctactaccaggtgtagctacccCTTCccgtctaaggtgcagaaatatctctatacatattttttctctcttccaacagaaagtacaaactctatacacgTAGTTTAATCATTTACATGAGAttaatagtgtctatactttctaTTGGGTAgaagcagaaacagttatgaaaatgcTTTTCATTATGAACGTGTAGGGAGTAGCTATACACCTGATATTCggatctaatatatatatatatatatagacacacacacaagaGAGTGAGAGACGGgttttatgttgttttttttagaacgGTTTTACGTTTCTCCAAACCAATCAACGAAGTACTAGCTCAGAATGGTACTATAGGTACTAACGATACTTACGAGCTATAAAGCATGCAGAAAATAAAACACGGACAGTATCCCGTCATCCTGTTGCGGTATTTGAACGATTGATTGAATATTTGAATCCAGTAGCAGCAGGAGGAGTACCGGTCTGATGCCAGCCTGCGAGGCACACCAGCGACGATCGTTTCCGGTGGGGCCGGACCGGGCCACCGCTGTACCGTCCCCACCGCGCGCtgaccggccggccgccggcgaaccGGGCGCTTTCCTTTCTAGAATCCCTCCTCTACTacgagaacaaaaaaaaaaaagaaacgccCTCGTTAAcattttcatctttttatttataattatacttataaactaaattttaaattttaaattctatcAGGTTATatcttaatcttaatttttcgatgacaagaaaaatacttattttttatttat
Encoded proteins:
- the LOC102718176 gene encoding uncharacterized protein LOC102718176 isoform X2 translates to MEISLDAWVGVQRHGQDLADRLAQGFSGLLLHAQPPQLHWSAPALPAKLIPFEIDLPVVPFVGGARGGRAPDLPAAAVASFVEIGERLGQAGSELGACVGGAVQQLARQIPAPFLAESTRRPRWEAVPPQPAAPAAAPANEVGVALAVERAEDKGIALERVGDRGPLEVAAAAAAAATGSATAASAGGVGAGGADSLDEEDDRFGCEIGTFGNFKKAKGTVNISATYDTRHHDFETSVVARGDLWRLESSRGLNSGNENAPLFLVQLGPLLFVRDSTLLLPIHLSKQHLLWYGYDRKNKMHSLCPAIWSKHRRWMLMSMMCLNPVNCSFMDVQFPNGQLTYVAGEGITASGFFPLFGGLLQAHGKCPGETRVSFSFKSKQGTKFTPMFQWPDNSLSFGVAQALAWKRSGLMARPSIQVR